Proteins encoded by one window of Conger conger chromosome 1, fConCon1.1, whole genome shotgun sequence:
- the LOC133130896 gene encoding H-2 class II histocompatibility antigen, A-U alpha chain-like → MNHSIFTAVLLGAVYVLAKVEAHINIAVRACQTNDTAPEDEVQLDGDEMFYVDFKNKEVILSLPDFADKFTESWYESAQANHAICLNNLDVSVKSENDPPEAIDPPESTVYAMEELELGKKNILICFVNNFYPAPVKVKWTKNNAEVKDGVTLSRYYPNPDFTFQQFSTLSITPEEGDVYSCTVEHKGLQYPLTKIWEPEANTESDMGATVFCGIGLTLGLLGVGVGTFFLIKGNNCN, encoded by the exons ATGAACCACTCCATATTCACAGCTGTGCTGTTGGGAGCAGTCTATGTCCTTGCCAAAGTTGAGG CTCATATAAATATCGCTGTTAGAGCCTGCCAGACCAATGACACTGCTCCAGAGGATGAGGTGCAGTTGGATGGAGATGAGATGTTTTATGTCgactttaaaaacaaagaggTCATTCTTAGCCTGCCTGACTTTGCTGATAAGTTTACCGAAAGCTGGTATGAATCCGCACAGGCGAATCATGCTATCTGCCTTAATAACTTGGATGTGTCCGTCAAATCTGAAAATGACCCACCTGAGGCAATAG ATCCTCCTGAGAGCACAGTCTATGCAATGGAAGAACTCGAGCTGGGGAAGAAAAACATCCTGATATGCTTTGTGAACAATTTCTATCCCGCTCCTGTCAAAGTGAAGTGGACCAAGAATAATGCTGAAGTGAAGGATGGAGTGACTCTAAGCCGCTACTATCCCAACCCTGATTTTACCTTTCAACAGTTCTCCACTCTGAGCATCACTCCTGAGGAGGGGGATGTCTACTCCTGCACCGTGGAGCACAAGGGGCTTCAATATCCCCTAACCAAGATCTGGG AGCCTGAAGCCAACACTGAATCAGACATGGGAGCAACAGTGTTCTGTGGAATCGGACTGACCCTGGGTCTGCTGGGAGTGGGAGTTGGAACTTTTTTCCTCATAAAAGGAAATAACTGCAACTGA